The DNA sequence TATGCCTTAGGGGAAAGAACTATTGCCGGTCTTCTACCTTTCTGTTCATGTCCAGTCTGCGGATCAAAGGACAGCCAGACAATGTCTCCCCGGTCGGGAGATACTTCTGATCCTACCATTCTTCTCTGCCTGTTCGATCACCGGTTTTAATCTCTTCGTGAAGATTCTCCTGGCTCACCTGTGCAAGAAGATCCTTTAACAAGTAACTGGGTCGAGGACTAAGTATCAGAGAGCCATCCTTGGTTATTATCTCCACTTCTGTGTCGTACTCAATGCTCAGCTCTTTCGATATCACCTTTGGTATTCGAATAGCCAAGCTGTTTCCCCACTTTTTTACTGTTGTCTTCATATATCCTCCGTATCTACATTGTAGATACACG is a window from the Candidatus Aegiribacteria sp. genome containing:
- a CDS encoding AbrB/MazE/SpoVT family DNA-binding domain-containing protein, which encodes VYLQCRYGGYMKTTVKKWGNSLAIRIPKVISKELSIEYDTEVEIITKDGSLILSPRPSYLLKDLLAQVSQENLHEEIKTGDRTGREEW